Part of the Leptolyngbya sp. BL0902 genome, CTCAAACGTTCACCGCTGCCAATTTTGACCCTGGTGCATCAGGCCACCTCAAACCCTGGACTGGTGGGGGCAATTTTGACTGAGATGGGCTATCGCCTGGATATTCGCTGCTTGGCCGTGGGGGATGCGTTGCCGCCTAGCCTCGATCACCACAGTGCGGCCATTGTCTTTGGTGGCCCCATGAGTGCCAACGATGACCACTTGCCCTTCATCCGCCAAGAATTGGACTGGATTCCGACGGTATTAGCTGCCCAAAAGCCCTATTTGGGGATTTGCCTGGGGGCGCAGTTGTTGGCCCGCACCCTGGGGGCGAAGGTGGCTCCTCACCCCGATGGCCTGCGGGAGATTGGCTACTACCCGATTGTGCCCACTCAAATCGGGCGATCCTTTTTGCCCCAGCCGATGATCGTTTACCAGTGGCACCAGGAGGGCTTTGAGATTCCCCACGGGGCTCACCTCCTCGCCAAAGGACATACCTTTAGCCATCAAGCCTTTGGCTACCAGCGGGCCTTTGGGCTGCAATTTCATCCCGAAATTACCACCACCATGGTCAACCACTGGACAACGGAAGGGGCCGATCAACTCGCCTACCCCGGTGCCCAAGGCCGTGCCCACCACATCAGCCACCATCGCCTCTATCGGCAATCGGTGGAGGGCTGGCTGCGGCGATTCTTAGTCCAGTGGATAGCCGCCCCCACCCAGGCGGAACAGGTCTGGAACCATTACCACCACCCCAGCCATGCCCAGCCCTTGGCCCAGCGGGGAATCTCCCTGGCCTAGCGTTGCAGAATACCGTTATCTGAAGCCACGGTTATAGACATTTCGACTCACTTTGAGACCCCCATGGGTTGGCTTTACAAGGGGCATAGCCGATTCAGATGTCTTATGACTTATCGAAATTAACGATACGATTCCCTCCCTAAGCGCACTTTTTTGGCGAGGATGGGATTTATAAGGTTAATCGCATCAATGCCAATGGCTTCTGGGGGTATTCAGCATGGCAAGCATTGACGTTAGGGCATCAATGGATACCCATGGTTCCCGTCGTCCTACGCGGCCTTTCCACATCAATCATGCGATTGGGGCGCACAGAATCGCAGATATTGCCCTGCAAATTCGCCAGTCGCTGGATCTGTCCACCATTTGGCAAACTACCGTGGATGCGGTGCAACAGGTCTTGGACTGTGATCGCGCCCTGCTTTACCAGTTTGCCGCTGACAAGAGCGGCCAAGTCGTGGTTGAGGCGGTGGCAGATCCGCAATGGTCGATTTTGGGGCAAACCGTCCACGATGTTTGCTTTGAGGCTAGCTGGCTAGAACCCTACGACGAGCGGCAGGTGCGGGTCATCGTCGATGTCGCCACTGCTAACCTCACTCCCTGCCATGCCGAGTTTTTGGCGGGGTTTCAGGTCAGGGCCAACCTGGTGGTTCCGGTGCTGTGCGAGTCGCGGTTGTGGGGTCTGCTGATGGCCCATCATTGCGCTGCGCCCCGCAACTGGTCGTCTGAGGAAATAGCGAGTGTGCAACAGCTTGCGGTTCAGGTGGGTATTGCCATTCAGCAGGCTAATCTGGTGGCCCAACTGCAAGCCGCCAAGGCTGACCTAGAGGCTCAGGTCGCAACCCGCACCGCCGCCCTAGAGCAGGCCAACCAGCAACTCGCCGCCGAGATTGCCGACCGCAAGGCGATCACTGCCGACCTCCAGCAGCGGGAGGGATTTTTGCGCCAGGTGCTCGATAGCCTGTTTACCTTTGTCGGTGTGTTGACCCCCGATGGCACGTTGGTGGAAGCCAACCAGGCTCCTCTAGATCTAGCGGGACTTACCCGCGAGGATGTGGTGGGAAAGCCCTTTGCCGAGGCTTACTGGTGGGCCTACTCGACCGTGGCTCAGGATCGAATTCGAGCGGCGATTGCCCAAGCCAACCAAGGCCAAGCGGTGCGGCTTGATATTGAGGCCCAGGTGCGAGGGGGCCATTTTCTGACCATCGACTTCTCGCTTAACCCCCTCCGCGATGTCACGGGGCGCATTACCCATCTGATTCCTTCCGGGGTTGATATTACCCAGCGCAAACAGGCCGAAGCCAACCTGCGGGCCAGCGAAGCCCGGTGGCAATTTGCCCTAGAGGGCTCCGGCGATGGCGTTTGGGACTGGAATACCCAGACCAACACCGTATTTTTCTCGCGCCAGTGGAAGGCCATGCTGGGCTATGGCGAAGATGAGGTTAGCAATAGTTTAGATGAGTGGAGTAGCCGAGTTCACCCCGATGATTTAGAGCAATGCTATGCCGATTTGCAGCGCCATTTCAGTGGCGAAACTCCCCTTTATCAAAATGAACACCGGGTGCGTTGCAAAGATGGTAGCTATAAGTGGATTCTTGACCGGGGTAAGGTGATCGAATGGGCTGAATCTGGTGAGCCATTGCGCGTGATTGGTACCCATAGCGATGTCAGCAATCGCAAACAGATAGAACTTGATCTGAAAGCCACAAACGAAGAACTGGATCAATTCTTCTCGGTTGCCCTTGATCTACTCTGCATCGCCGATGCCGATGGGTGTTTTCGTCGCCTCAACCAACAATGGCAACAGACGTTAGGGTATTCCCTCGCTGAGCTAGAAGGAGCCCGATTCTTAGACTACGTTCATCCAGAGGATTTGTCGGCCACCCTGGAGGGGTTAGGTCACTTGGCCAACCAGCAAGCGGTCAATCAGTTTACCAATCGCTATCGGTGCCAAGATGGCTCCTACCGTTGGATCGAGTGGCACTCCGTACCCGTTGGCAACCTCATCTATGCCGCCGCCCGCGATATTACGAATCGCCGACAGGCCGAACTCGACTTAAAACAAGCCAAGGAACAGCTTGACTTGGTGCTTCAAGCTTCATCGGAAGGGTTCTCTGACTGGAATGTACTCACTAACGAAATCTACTTTTCTCCCCAGTTCAAGCAAATGCTGGGCTACGCAGAGCATGAATTTGAAAATTCCTTAGCCATGTGGAATTCCGTTATCTTTGAGGAAGATAAAGAAGCCGCCTGGAAATTAGTAGAGGACTACAATAACGGCATTGTTGATAAT contains:
- a CDS encoding glutamine amidotransferase-related protein, whose translation is MTLKRSPLPILTLVHQATSNPGLVGAILTEMGYRLDIRCLAVGDALPPSLDHHSAAIVFGGPMSANDDHLPFIRQELDWIPTVLAAQKPYLGICLGAQLLARTLGAKVAPHPDGLREIGYYPIVPTQIGRSFLPQPMIVYQWHQEGFEIPHGAHLLAKGHTFSHQAFGYQRAFGLQFHPEITTTMVNHWTTEGADQLAYPGAQGRAHHISHHRLYRQSVEGWLRRFLVQWIAAPTQAEQVWNHYHHPSHAQPLAQRGISLA
- a CDS encoding PAS domain S-box protein, with the protein product MASIDVRASMDTHGSRRPTRPFHINHAIGAHRIADIALQIRQSLDLSTIWQTTVDAVQQVLDCDRALLYQFAADKSGQVVVEAVADPQWSILGQTVHDVCFEASWLEPYDERQVRVIVDVATANLTPCHAEFLAGFQVRANLVVPVLCESRLWGLLMAHHCAAPRNWSSEEIASVQQLAVQVGIAIQQANLVAQLQAAKADLEAQVATRTAALEQANQQLAAEIADRKAITADLQQREGFLRQVLDSLFTFVGVLTPDGTLVEANQAPLDLAGLTREDVVGKPFAEAYWWAYSTVAQDRIRAAIAQANQGQAVRLDIEAQVRGGHFLTIDFSLNPLRDVTGRITHLIPSGVDITQRKQAEANLRASEARWQFALEGSGDGVWDWNTQTNTVFFSRQWKAMLGYGEDEVSNSLDEWSSRVHPDDLEQCYADLQRHFSGETPLYQNEHRVRCKDGSYKWILDRGKVIEWAESGEPLRVIGTHSDVSNRKQIELDLKATNEELDQFFSVALDLLCIADADGCFRRLNQQWQQTLGYSLAELEGARFLDYVHPEDLSATLEGLGHLANQQAVNQFTNRYRCQDGSYRWIEWHSVPVGNLIYAAARDITNRRQAELDLKQAKEQLDLVLQASSEGFSDWNVLTNEIYFSPQFKQMLGYAEHEFENSLAMWNSVIFEEDKEAAWKLVEDYNNGIVDNFSMVQRYHHKDGSIVHFLTNAIHLKDAEGQVVRMVGSYLDITPIITLQEALKTSEMQLESVLDSSLDGIMAFRSVRDDEGTIVDFEWLLSNPTACELVGRTEAYLVGQRLLEEMPGNREEGLFDGYVHTVETGEPYHREFHYSHDGIESWFETIAVKLGDGFAVTFRNVTTLKQSEQKLQQVNQQLEDRVADLDQRHAEMLILSEISDFLQACSTVEEACHTITNLVAALFPDCAGGIFITRASHNRLEMVSGWGDALPSKTDFEPHHCWGLRRGRMHYVGQDRLSLRCHHIPADAALETTLCIPMMAQGETLGLLHLSTATPGSLPEPKQQLARTLAEQVGMAIANLKLQETLRHQSIRDPLTGLYNRRYLEEMLTQEIVRAQRKQHALGVILLDIDHFKQFNDTFGHDAGDCVLQQVGTLLRENVRNSDIACRYGGEEMILILPEANLAETSDRAEMLRVAISQLCPHHHGQSLGTITASLGVAAFPHHGHTVEALIKIADEALYQAKTAGRNQVFSPA